A part of Methanothermobacter sp. genomic DNA contains:
- a CDS encoding CBS domain-containing protein encodes MNNLFVRDVMTLNPVSVSLETAATRVRSILRDEDFRCVPVVEGEKLRGLITRGDVLNITATKSNLEARGIMEKPKVILTPEMDAMRAASELLKAGEIQAPVVESTDSMKLVGILSVIDLISGFLENGYEPVRSPVSEIMSPDPVTCEHSDQLSAVWDLMDESGFSGLPVMKNGKMIGIITRKDLLRYGHARIHRESGEVKSVAVEKIMKTPPVAITPDTPSEKAASLLLEKDIGRIPVVENPVFVKSDPSMVKEADLLGIVSREDVLEAYIK; translated from the coding sequence GTGAATAATTTGTTTGTAAGAGACGTAATGACTTTAAATCCCGTCTCAGTCTCACTTGAAACTGCTGCCACTAGAGTAAGATCCATTTTAAGGGATGAGGATTTCAGATGCGTCCCTGTGGTTGAGGGGGAGAAACTGAGGGGTCTTATAACAAGGGGTGATGTGCTTAACATCACAGCAACCAAGTCAAATCTTGAGGCCAGGGGTATAATGGAGAAACCGAAGGTTATCCTGACCCCTGAGATGGATGCTATGAGGGCAGCATCCGAACTTTTAAAGGCCGGTGAGATACAGGCTCCTGTTGTTGAGTCAACCGACAGCATGAAGCTTGTGGGAATACTAAGTGTCATAGACCTCATATCAGGCTTCCTTGAAAATGGCTATGAGCCGGTCAGAAGCCCTGTAAGTGAGATAATGTCCCCGGACCCTGTTACATGTGAACACAGCGACCAGCTTTCAGCTGTATGGGATCTTATGGATGAATCAGGGTTTTCAGGCCTTCCTGTGATGAAGAATGGTAAAATGATAGGCATCATAACCAGGAAGGACCTTCTGAGGTACGGCCACGCAAGGATACACAGGGAATCAGGTGAAGTGAAATCCGTGGCGGTTGAGAAGATAATGAAAACACCCCCCGTTGCCATAACACCGGATACTCCTTCTGAAAAGGCCGCCTCCCTCCTGCTGGAGAAGGATATTGGAAGGATCCCCGTGGTTGAAAACCCGGTATTTGTGAAGAGTGACCCTAGCATGGTTAAGGAGGCGGATCTCCTGGGTATAGTGTCCAGGGAGGATGTCCTGGAAGCATATATCAAGTGA
- a CDS encoding CBS domain-containing protein, protein MNVGSIMTDEVFVMEDTQQVAYARNLMLRHGISRVVVVDSKGKPAGIVTETDITRKLRINGPAWKRRPIDKISIRRVMNENPISVDINATPREAADLMLKKKIGSLLVMDGEELAGIITKRDLLRFFKDRCAGRWKVEDLMTRDVKTVTANHTLAHVIDIMEENGISRVVVTGNGAVEGIITSENLSFATFEDPERGIPVERVYFISRASEEKRRARTIAMLTAGDIMTEDVITVEPSADASEAASLMLDNGISGLPVVEDDELVGIITKTDIISGIQ, encoded by the coding sequence ATGAACGTTGGAAGTATAATGACAGATGAAGTCTTTGTCATGGAAGACACACAGCAGGTTGCATACGCCAGGAACCTCATGTTAAGGCACGGCATAAGCAGGGTAGTCGTAGTGGACTCCAAGGGGAAACCAGCAGGTATCGTCACAGAGACGGACATAACAAGGAAGCTGAGAATCAACGGACCAGCATGGAAGAGGAGACCCATAGATAAGATATCAATAAGAAGGGTCATGAACGAAAACCCCATCAGCGTGGATATCAACGCCACTCCAAGGGAAGCCGCCGACCTGATGCTCAAGAAGAAAATAGGCTCACTCCTTGTGATGGATGGAGAGGAACTTGCAGGCATCATAACCAAGAGGGACCTTCTCAGATTCTTCAAGGACAGGTGCGCCGGCAGATGGAAGGTTGAGGATTTAATGACCCGGGACGTTAAAACGGTGACAGCCAACCATACACTGGCCCATGTTATAGATATCATGGAGGAGAACGGCATATCAAGGGTTGTTGTAACCGGGAACGGGGCTGTTGAGGGAATAATAACCTCTGAGAACCTCTCATTTGCAACATTCGAGGACCCTGAGAGGGGCATACCGGTTGAAAGGGTCTACTTCATAAGCCGCGCATCCGAGGAGAAGAGGAGGGCCAGGACAATTGCAATGTTAACTGCCGGCGATATAATGACCGAGGACGTCATAACAGTCGAACCCTCAGCCGATGCATCAGAGGCGGCTTCACTGATGCTTGATAACGGCATAAGCGGACTGCCAGTTGTTGAGGATGATGAACTGGTGGGAATAATAACAAAAACAGATATAATAAGCGGGATACAGTAG
- a CDS encoding 7-carboxy-7-deazaguanine synthase QueE translates to MKAPIMEVFSSIQGEGLLLGKRQIFIRFAGCNLNCSYCDTPESRDPSCGEELSADQLLGMVENLMTPDFHSLSITGGEPLLYPDFIREFLDDSPWSALLETNGSLPASARKISHLFDYASVDIKTSEHFSGDFNRNITESDISGPDDLIDREIQVINILISKGVNTYCKVVVMPTTGAEYIGALAMRLREGVDDPEKLSMVIQPCSPPAQWALYTPRLLEMSQEAGKYMDVYVIPQMHRALGLR, encoded by the coding sequence ATGAAGGCACCCATCATGGAGGTCTTCAGCAGCATCCAGGGTGAGGGCCTCCTTTTAGGGAAGAGGCAGATTTTCATACGTTTCGCAGGCTGCAACCTTAACTGCAGCTACTGCGACACGCCAGAGAGCAGGGACCCCTCATGTGGAGAGGAACTCTCAGCAGATCAGCTTCTAGGAATGGTTGAAAACCTCATGACACCTGATTTTCATTCACTGAGCATCACGGGGGGTGAACCGCTTCTTTACCCTGACTTTATCAGGGAATTCCTTGATGATTCCCCCTGGAGTGCTCTTCTTGAAACCAACGGCTCTCTCCCGGCCAGCGCCCGGAAGATATCCCACCTCTTTGATTACGCATCAGTGGATATTAAAACATCTGAACATTTTTCAGGGGATTTCAACCGAAATATTACAGAATCCGATATATCCGGGCCAGATGACCTCATTGATCGGGAGATTCAAGTCATAAACATATTAATATCAAAAGGTGTAAATACATATTGTAAGGTGGTTGTGATGCCCACAACGGGGGCTGAATACATTGGGGCCCTTGCCATGCGGCTCCGTGAAGGCGTTGATGACCCTGAAAAACTTTCAATGGTTATACAGCCCTGCAGTCCCCCTGCACAGTGGGCTCTGTACACTCCTCGCCTGCTTGAAATGTCTCAGGAAGCCGGAAAGTATATGGATGTTTACGTTATACCACAGATGCATAGGGCCCTTGGCCTTAGGTAG
- a CDS encoding CBS domain-containing protein, whose product MEMETKVTVHDAMTSNVITADPGISVAEAASIMTEKKVGSIIVKSNSEPEGLITESDIIRKVVSKDLPASKVTIGEVMSRNLISIEPERELSDAARLMAKNSIRRLPVVKDGALVGILTSSDVMMVAPELTEILVENARIEENRALTPENERSVPGVCEVCGNYEEYLEEYDGRYICEECKEDLEGE is encoded by the coding sequence ATGGAAATGGAAACAAAGGTTACAGTCCATGATGCCATGACATCGAATGTTATAACAGCAGACCCTGGCATCAGCGTTGCAGAAGCAGCATCGATAATGACAGAAAAGAAGGTCGGAAGCATCATTGTGAAGAGCAACTCCGAACCTGAAGGACTCATAACAGAGAGTGACATTATAAGGAAGGTGGTTTCCAAGGACTTGCCTGCCAGCAAGGTTACAATTGGCGAGGTAATGAGCCGCAACCTCATAAGCATAGAACCTGAAAGGGAGCTCAGTGACGCTGCAAGGCTGATGGCAAAGAACAGTATAAGGAGACTGCCAGTGGTTAAGGACGGTGCACTGGTGGGGATACTCACATCTTCCGACGTTATGATGGTCGCCCCTGAACTCACCGAAATCCTTGTTGAGAATGCAAGGATTGAGGAGAACAGGGCACTCACACCTGAGAATGAGCGCTCTGTCCCAGGGGTGTGCGAGGTCTGCGGTAACTATGAGGAATACCTTGAGGAGTATGATGGTAGATACATATGTGAGGAGTGTAAAGAGGACCTAGAGGGTGAATAA
- a CDS encoding PPC domain-containing DNA-binding protein, giving the protein MILLRLEPGMDLMAEMEALEVEGAVVSGIGSLHGVRIRTADESILTVEGPLEIISLQGTITGDGVHIHIAVADSSGSVLGGHLKGYCRVRTTVELAVIPYHGKLRRLMDDRTGYRELLVLD; this is encoded by the coding sequence ATGATTCTCCTAAGACTTGAGCCCGGCATGGATCTCATGGCTGAGATGGAGGCCCTGGAAGTTGAGGGCGCCGTTGTATCGGGTATAGGTAGCCTCCATGGTGTGAGGATAAGGACAGCGGATGAGAGCATCCTTACGGTTGAGGGCCCCCTTGAAATAATATCCCTTCAGGGGACAATCACAGGCGATGGTGTCCACATCCACATTGCAGTGGCTGATTCCTCTGGAAGTGTGCTTGGCGGACACCTCAAGGGTTATTGCAGGGTAAGGACAACCGTAGAACTTGCGGTGATACCCTATCATGGTAAACTGAGAAGGTTGATGGATGATAGAACCGGTTACAGGGAGCTACTGGTTCTTGACTGA
- a CDS encoding CBS domain-containing protein, with amino-acid sequence MRKKDTINLVKSRDRGPIEFESRNFDHEGDVMTIARKEVISIPQTATIKEAAEIMVKNKFRRLPITNPGTGKLQGIVTAMDILDFLGGGDKFKILDNKYDDNFLAAVNEQVKSIMTRDVIHITTRDSISDAVTMMLENSVGALPVVDDEGRIAGIVSERDFVLLMAGVFIDEVTEDYMRADVITTTPGTPIEGASKIMVRNRLRRIPVVGEERRTPHPEEEKLVGIVTSTDILEFLGRNQAFNSMKTNSAEEVLATPVSEIMEREVCTVTSTTTLGEVCEIMEKHGIGGLPVVDYGNLRGIITESDLLRAITA; translated from the coding sequence ATGAGAAAAAAAGACACCATAAACCTGGTAAAGTCTAGGGACCGTGGTCCCATTGAATTCGAGAGCAGAAACTTCGACCATGAAGGCGATGTCATGACAATCGCCAGGAAGGAAGTAATTTCCATACCACAGACAGCCACCATCAAGGAAGCAGCGGAGATAATGGTTAAGAACAAATTCAGGAGGCTTCCCATAACAAACCCCGGAACAGGGAAGCTCCAGGGGATAGTAACGGCCATGGACATCCTGGACTTTTTAGGAGGGGGAGATAAATTCAAGATCCTGGATAACAAATACGATGATAACTTCCTCGCAGCGGTCAACGAACAGGTTAAGAGTATAATGACACGCGATGTCATCCACATAACCACCAGGGACTCCATATCAGATGCGGTTACCATGATGCTGGAAAACAGTGTCGGCGCCCTGCCGGTTGTGGATGATGAGGGGAGAATAGCAGGTATAGTATCCGAAAGGGACTTCGTGCTCCTCATGGCGGGTGTATTCATCGATGAGGTCACGGAGGATTACATGAGAGCTGATGTTATAACAACAACACCTGGAACACCGATAGAGGGCGCCTCCAAGATAATGGTAAGAAACAGGCTCAGGAGAATACCCGTTGTTGGTGAGGAGCGAAGAACACCCCACCCAGAGGAGGAAAAACTTGTTGGAATTGTTACCTCCACCGATATACTCGAGTTCCTTGGAAGGAACCAGGCATTCAACTCAATGAAGACCAACAGTGCCGAGGAGGTTCTCGCCACACCTGTATCTGAAATCATGGAAAGGGAGGTCTGCACCGTCACATCAACAACAACCCTTGGAGAGGTCTGTGAGATCATGGAGAAACATGGAATTGGTGGTCTGCCAGTGGTGGACTATGGAAACCTCAGGGGAATCATAACAGAGAGCGACCTTTTAAGGGCAATAACAGCTTAG
- a CDS encoding 6-carboxytetrahydropterin synthase gives MKIVINGIHANLRFSAAHMIPEHESCGCIHGHSYIVDVKVEGKRSGKHGFVADFKDVKAVVRELCSRFDHKLLIPLRSPLINFSSTSGNIKFEIGGKEYSIPEEDCCLLDLESTSAEELSRYFASTLFKELGRKYDISSVEVCVNEGIGQGAISTISR, from the coding sequence ATGAAAATAGTTATCAACGGGATACATGCCAATTTAAGGTTTTCAGCGGCACACATGATACCTGAACACGAGTCATGCGGATGCATACATGGACATTCATACATAGTTGACGTTAAGGTTGAGGGAAAAAGGAGCGGCAAACACGGATTCGTGGCTGACTTCAAGGACGTTAAGGCAGTGGTGAGAGAACTATGTAGCAGATTTGACCATAAACTCCTCATACCCCTCAGAAGTCCGCTCATAAATTTCTCATCAACAAGCGGAAACATCAAATTTGAGATTGGTGGTAAGGAGTACAGTATACCCGAGGAGGACTGCTGCCTCCTTGACCTTGAATCCACCTCTGCAGAGGAACTTTCACGTTACTTTGCCTCCACCCTCTTTAAGGAGCTTGGCAGAAAGTACGACATATCCTCGGTTGAGGTATGCGTAAATGAGGGAATAGGACAGGGGGCCATCTCCACTATATCCCGGTGA
- a CDS encoding homoserine dehydrogenase has protein sequence MNVGLIGFGTIGAGVVEIFNTNHDLIREKTGKDLKLKRVVDLDIETDRGVEIDPEILSTDADDILNDPEIDIVIELIGGYEPARSFILRALENGKHVVTANKALLARHWDEIMATARENGVRIAFEASVGGGIPVLRALNESLAANRIKSIYGIINGTANYILTRMASEGMEFDDVLREAQRLGYAERDPTFDIEGHDTAQKLIILALLGFGIYVPEEDLHVEGISSIRRDDIEYANKELGCSVKLLATASLDDGELEMGVMPFLVPHEHLLSSVNGVFNGIYITGDFTGPVMFYGKGAGRRATASAVVADCMDIALNPESPLQPGPGVRMVESIREFSKTRSRYYIRLDAVDRPGVLHEIAGAFSRHEISIESVTQKGALEGESVPIYIVTHEATEGDIQSAIREISEIRWVTGEPVRLKIL, from the coding sequence GTGAATGTTGGACTCATAGGATTTGGAACAATCGGGGCGGGGGTTGTGGAGATATTCAACACTAACCATGACCTCATAAGAGAAAAAACTGGAAAGGACCTGAAACTCAAAAGGGTGGTGGACCTTGACATAGAAACTGACCGTGGCGTTGAGATAGACCCTGAGATACTCTCAACAGATGCTGATGATATCCTCAATGACCCTGAGATCGATATAGTGATAGAGCTCATAGGGGGCTATGAACCGGCCAGGAGCTTCATACTGAGGGCACTGGAAAATGGTAAGCACGTTGTAACAGCCAATAAGGCACTCCTCGCCAGGCACTGGGATGAGATAATGGCCACTGCAAGGGAGAATGGTGTGAGGATCGCATTCGAGGCCAGTGTGGGTGGGGGCATACCCGTGCTGAGGGCCCTAAACGAATCCCTTGCAGCCAACCGGATAAAATCCATTTACGGTATAATAAACGGCACAGCCAACTACATCCTCACAAGGATGGCCTCTGAGGGCATGGAATTTGATGATGTCCTTAGGGAGGCCCAGAGGCTCGGTTATGCTGAGAGAGACCCTACATTTGATATTGAGGGCCATGACACCGCCCAGAAGCTTATAATACTGGCTCTACTTGGTTTCGGGATTTATGTGCCCGAAGAGGACCTCCATGTGGAGGGTATAAGCAGTATAAGGCGTGATGATATTGAATACGCAAATAAGGAGCTCGGCTGCAGTGTTAAACTTCTTGCAACGGCCTCTCTGGATGATGGTGAGCTGGAAATGGGTGTCATGCCCTTCCTTGTACCCCATGAACACCTGCTTTCATCTGTAAATGGTGTATTCAACGGCATATACATCACAGGGGACTTCACCGGCCCTGTGATGTTCTATGGTAAGGGGGCGGGGCGGAGGGCCACTGCAAGTGCAGTTGTTGCAGACTGTATGGACATCGCCCTGAACCCTGAAAGTCCACTGCAGCCAGGACCCGGTGTCAGGATGGTTGAATCCATAAGGGAGTTCAGCAAAACCAGATCAAGGTACTATATCAGGCTTGATGCTGTTGACAGGCCAGGGGTTCTCCATGAGATAGCCGGGGCCTTCAGCAGGCATGAAATAAGCATTGAATCAGTTACACAGAAGGGTGCACTTGAGGGGGAATCTGTACCCATATACATAGTGACCCATGAGGCAACAGAGGGGGACATTCAGAGCGCCATCAGGGAGATATCTGAAATTCGGTGGGTTACAGGTGAACCTGTCCGCCTTAAAATACTCTAA
- a CDS encoding DUF366 family protein produces MIYEHLEDPILYDGSQIEPAWALSELGIKGSSIITWIGPMDVKNIVDYEDVDLEIKSENVLHFIVEHFDEQPSSLRLSYHRQRILVMLLMEELRGHGFEISREGDDLYIGSSKLTVSIATASVSSMKIHLGVNIHEKGTPDDVDTVGLLDERPELGREGVVQIAENVAMAYIHEIDSIEEDICKTRIF; encoded by the coding sequence ATGATATATGAGCACCTCGAGGACCCTATCCTTTATGATGGAAGCCAGATAGAACCTGCATGGGCCCTCAGTGAACTGGGAATAAAGGGTTCAAGCATAATAACCTGGATAGGCCCAATGGATGTGAAGAACATCGTGGACTACGAGGATGTTGACCTTGAGATAAAGTCTGAGAATGTCCTCCACTTCATTGTTGAACACTTTGATGAACAGCCATCAAGCCTGCGATTATCATATCACAGGCAGAGGATTCTGGTCATGCTGTTAATGGAGGAACTTCGGGGTCATGGATTCGAGATCAGTAGGGAGGGTGATGACCTCTACATAGGTTCATCCAAGTTAACTGTTTCCATAGCAACTGCCTCGGTATCCAGCATGAAGATACACCTGGGTGTGAACATCCATGAGAAGGGTACACCGGATGATGTGGATACCGTGGGGCTCCTGGATGAGAGGCCTGAACTTGGAAGGGAGGGCGTGGTGCAGATAGCAGAGAATGTTGCCATGGCATACATACATGAGATTGACTCCATCGAGGAGGACATATGCAAAACCAGAATCTTCTGA
- a CDS encoding DNA polymerase subunit beta: MKARIRDFIYTSDDLFFAVTSYVHPEDRILSFLRYIPDSEGERSLNSARYSKVNSELAYKFLEENHPDYLHHYDELGVLMMGVPKERVEKILRPDERLLNIMESPTDQLLARVVMIADTLHDAAGIPYSSMGVSGSVLPGLYDPLNSDIDFVVYGLRNHRRAMEAFGELKGDPESPLNGLDEEQLMKVYRKRITDDTLSFREFCWYEMRKNNRGIIDGTLFDILAARDWSEIQGSWADTTYEDCGRVTVECTVSDAIEAFDNPARYLVEDVSVIEGPEAEITEVVSFTHTYAGQAREGERIIARGKLERFSGRENGYRVVVGTTREAENEFIKLKELRL, encoded by the coding sequence ATGAAAGCCCGAATCCGTGACTTCATATACACCTCTGATGACCTATTCTTTGCTGTTACATCATACGTTCATCCAGAAGACAGGATACTATCCTTTTTACGCTACATACCCGACAGTGAAGGTGAAAGGTCCCTGAATTCTGCAAGATACTCAAAGGTGAATTCTGAGCTGGCCTACAAATTCCTTGAGGAAAACCACCCGGACTATCTCCACCACTATGATGAGCTTGGTGTACTCATGATGGGTGTGCCAAAAGAAAGGGTGGAGAAGATACTGAGGCCAGACGAGCGCCTTCTGAATATAATGGAATCCCCAACCGATCAGCTGCTTGCCAGGGTTGTGATGATTGCAGACACCTTGCATGATGCTGCAGGGATCCCCTACAGTTCCATGGGGGTTTCAGGTTCAGTTCTTCCTGGATTATATGACCCTCTGAATTCCGATATCGACTTTGTGGTTTACGGTTTGAGGAACCACCGGAGGGCCATGGAAGCCTTCGGTGAACTTAAGGGGGACCCTGAGAGTCCGCTGAATGGGCTGGATGAGGAACAGCTCATGAAGGTCTACAGAAAAAGAATAACCGATGATACACTCTCCTTCAGGGAGTTCTGCTGGTATGAGATGAGAAAGAACAACAGAGGGATAATTGATGGAACCCTATTCGATATCCTCGCTGCAAGGGACTGGAGTGAAATCCAGGGTTCATGGGCCGATACAACCTATGAGGACTGCGGCAGGGTGACCGTCGAGTGCACGGTATCTGACGCTATCGAGGCATTTGATAACCCTGCAAGGTACCTTGTGGAGGATGTCAGTGTAATTGAGGGGCCCGAAGCTGAAATCACTGAGGTTGTGTCCTTCACACATACCTATGCGGGGCAGGCCAGGGAGGGTGAAAGGATAATCGCAAGGGGTAAGCTTGAAAGGTTCAGTGGAAGGGAAAACGGATACCGGGTTGTTGTGGGGACAACAAGGGAGGCCGAGAACGAGTTCATAAAGCTAAAGGAACTCAGATTATAA
- a CDS encoding CBS domain-containing protein, translated as MIIKNIMSEDPVCIDKDQNVCDALRLMGKKNVSRLLVINTNSEHERELVGIVTEKDIAIKLGSSRYGNMAPSHFHVSTVMTGELITADPDMDAGNAASLMLENNIGSLPVVLDDEILGIVTKSDLLDICRGRAYERYTAGDVMSTEMITVSPQERAVHARRMMIDAGIGRLLVMDGGKLAGILTAKDMTRAVINFRKVVPDKHKSSRIRNLLVEDIMKQNVRTVEADTPVTDLASMMMETGYGGFPVVDGELEGIVTKTDILDLIVEIEGVF; from the coding sequence ATGATAATTAAAAATATCATGTCAGAGGACCCTGTCTGCATCGATAAGGACCAGAACGTCTGCGACGCCCTTCGATTAATGGGCAAGAAAAACGTATCAAGGCTACTTGTCATCAACACAAACAGCGAACATGAGAGGGAACTTGTGGGGATAGTCACCGAGAAGGACATAGCAATAAAACTGGGATCATCAAGGTACGGAAACATGGCCCCATCCCACTTCCATGTCTCAACGGTCATGACAGGGGAACTCATAACCGCGGATCCAGACATGGACGCAGGAAACGCAGCAAGCCTCATGCTCGAGAACAACATAGGAAGCCTCCCTGTTGTCCTTGATGATGAGATACTGGGAATCGTGACTAAATCAGACCTCCTTGATATATGCAGGGGAAGGGCATATGAAAGGTACACTGCAGGCGATGTGATGAGCACAGAGATGATAACGGTATCCCCCCAAGAGAGGGCTGTCCATGCAAGGAGAATGATGATTGATGCAGGCATAGGACGTCTGCTGGTAATGGATGGAGGAAAACTCGCAGGTATACTCACAGCAAAGGACATGACACGTGCAGTTATAAACTTCAGGAAGGTGGTCCCAGATAAACACAAATCATCAAGGATAAGAAACCTTCTAGTTGAGGATATAATGAAACAGAACGTCAGAACCGTTGAGGCAGATACTCCGGTAACTGATCTCGCATCAATGATGATGGAGACAGGTTACGGTGGCTTCCCTGTTGTGGACGGGGAACTTGAGGGTATAGTGACAAAGACAGACATCCTTGACCTCATAGTTGAAATAGAGGGTGTCTTCTAA
- a CDS encoding Ig-like domain-containing protein, translating into MAAFFAAALSGTASGAVYNSKGDVYDTIQGALDDCRPGDTIRVDDGTYTENIQINKENVFLTSIHRGAVVINPADPNRPVINVTADGVGIRGFNIIGGNDYGIVVNASNCTVSLSYITTAGGIKLNGSSNSTIRANTITSGGDAIDLINSSGNLILGNTITLTYIGVYLQDSSYNTISQNRFEKNIYSISMNGATFNTISDNNMTDNNFGIYNYGVNNTITANRIFNSTCYNIQLTGSDNKIYGNYLIEGLYSFVAGNRLNNTEIGNYWSDYSGNDTNGDGLGDIPTTHGDQRPLIVDLAVINATVTPTNIQVIIRNNGRANLTRIDPTGQFMVKINCDGNETVHYINALNYGETQTITRPVGLGPGIHVVNITVPYNDTTQLLEGKNIRDACVPNNNLTVNRNIIPATINYGNLTVTPLKGIEPLNVTVTVEITNIGDFSKNEIVLLVVDGAIVDQKTVEVDVHSTVTVTFSILLQNGTYSVTVNSMTPVNVTVFKPLRVLSVDPANGTLSVSSTRKIVITFSENILAGAAYGNITVKTSTGVSKKISKSISGNRLYITPDGGWSPGVRYIITVPRNSVKTVNGVTLTSDFSSSFTSAIAVTYIDPKNGATRVSRTKTIVITFSNSIIAGPAYSKITVKTSTGKLSSISKRILGNRLYIKPVGSWRARTKYIITVPRTAVKTSTGNMMAADFRSAFTTV; encoded by the coding sequence TTGGCTGCTTTTTTTGCGGCTGCCCTTTCCGGCACAGCCTCGGGGGCTGTTTACAATAGTAAAGGAGATGTTTATGACACCATCCAGGGGGCACTGGATGATTGCAGACCTGGCGATACTATAAGGGTGGATGATGGAACCTACACCGAGAATATACAGATAAACAAGGAAAACGTGTTTCTCACATCAATACACAGAGGAGCTGTTGTTATAAATCCAGCTGATCCTAATAGGCCCGTAATCAACGTAACGGCAGATGGTGTTGGTATACGTGGATTCAATATAATCGGTGGTAATGACTATGGAATAGTTGTGAATGCCAGCAACTGCACAGTATCACTTAGCTACATCACTACAGCAGGGGGGATTAAACTTAATGGTTCCTCCAACAGCACAATTAGGGCTAACACCATAACTAGCGGAGGAGACGCAATAGATCTCATAAATTCTTCAGGTAACCTGATCTTAGGAAACACTATAACTCTCACCTATATTGGCGTATACCTTCAGGATTCCTCATACAACACCATATCCCAGAACAGATTTGAAAAAAACATCTATTCAATTTCCATGAACGGGGCCACCTTCAACACAATATCTGATAATAACATGACCGACAATAATTTTGGAATCTACAATTACGGTGTCAACAACACCATAACAGCTAACAGGATATTTAATTCGACCTGCTACAATATTCAACTCACAGGTAGCGATAATAAAATCTATGGAAACTATCTCATAGAAGGTTTGTATTCCTTCGTAGCCGGTAACCGCCTTAACAACACAGAGATAGGTAACTACTGGTCAGATTACTCAGGGAATGACACCAATGGGGATGGACTTGGTGATATACCAACAACCCATGGAGACCAGAGGCCCCTCATTGTTGACCTTGCAGTGATTAATGCCACGGTAACACCCACAAACATTCAGGTGATTATAAGGAACAACGGCAGGGCCAACCTTACACGCATAGACCCCACAGGACAGTTCATGGTTAAGATAAACTGTGATGGCAATGAAACAGTTCACTACATAAACGCACTCAATTACGGCGAGACACAGACCATCACAAGGCCAGTAGGCCTCGGACCAGGTATCCATGTTGTCAACATAACAGTTCCCTACAATGATACAACCCAGCTCCTGGAGGGCAAAAATATAAGGGACGCCTGTGTACCCAACAATAATCTCACAGTGAACAGGAACATTATACCTGCAACAATAAACTACGGTAACCTCACTGTAACACCTTTGAAGGGAATTGAACCATTAAATGTCACTGTAACGGTTGAGATCACAAATATCGGTGATTTTTCAAAGAATGAGATTGTATTGCTGGTCGTGGATGGCGCTATAGTTGATCAGAAGACCGTCGAAGTTGATGTACATTCAACGGTTACGGTGACATTCAGCATCCTTCTTCAGAATGGAACATACAGCGTGACTGTAAATAGCATGACACCGGTTAATGTTACAGTCTTCAAACCATTACGTGTCCTCTCAGTTGACCCGGCTAACGGCACCCTTTCAGTTTCATCAACCAGGAAGATTGTTATAACCTTCAGTGAGAATATCCTCGCCGGTGCTGCCTACGGTAACATAACGGTCAAAACATCCACCGGTGTCTCCAAGAAGATTTCCAAGAGTATAAGTGGTAACAGGCTCTACATTACCCCTGATGGTGGATGGAGCCCCGGAGTCAGGTATATAATTACCGTGCCAAGGAACTCAGTTAAAACTGTCAATGGGGTTACCCTCACCTCTGATTTCAGTTCTTCCTTCACATCCGCAATTGCTGTGACCTACATTGACCCTAAAAATGGTGCTACAAGGGTTTCAAGGACCAAGACTATTGTTATAACCTTCAGTAACAGTATAATTGCAGGGCCGGCCTACAGCAAGATAACGGTTAAGACATCCACTGGAAAGCTGAGCTCCATCAGTAAGAGGATCCTGGGTAACAGGCTCTACATAAAACCTGTTGGCAGCTGGCGTGCACGTACAAAATACATCATCACTGTTCCAAGGACTGCGGTTAAGACCAGCACAGGTAACATGATGGCAGCGGACTTCAGATCAGCATTCACCACGGTTTAA